A stretch of the Dyella telluris genome encodes the following:
- a CDS encoding DHA2 family efflux MFS transporter permease subunit, whose protein sequence is MSETFRPPNLALATLSLSLATFMQVLDTTIANVSLPTIAGNLGVSANQSTWVITSFAVSNAIALPLTGFMTRRFGETRLFVWSTLLFSLASFLCGTAQTMSMLILFRALQGAVAGPMYPITQSLLISIYPPHKRGMALALFAMVTVVAPIAGPILGGWITDDYTWPWIFFINVPIGIFASLTVAAQMKGRTEPTSRPKVDYVGLVTLVIGVGTLQVVLDKGNDEDWFNSTFIVAMAVVSAIAIAVFLIWELTDKEPIVNLKLFRHRNFSMGTLALVLGYAAFFAINVLVPQWLQRNLGYTATWAGFATAPLGVLPVILTPVVGRYAPRFDLRVLAGFAFLVLGATCLMRSYFYIGIDFRHVAMVQLLQGLGVAFFFAPVLTILLSDLAPHEIADGAGLATFLRTLGASFAASLTNFLWDHRAIVHHERLGEHVTIYDPTTTAALGELGGQQDAVAMINQTLTQQAYQLSFNDVFHVLGWIFLTLIAVVWLAKPPFEPKAGMASGGGH, encoded by the coding sequence ATGAGTGAAACCTTTCGTCCCCCTAATCTTGCGTTGGCTACGCTTAGCTTGTCGTTGGCAACCTTCATGCAAGTTCTCGACACAACCATCGCGAATGTGTCGCTGCCGACCATTGCCGGCAATCTCGGTGTCAGCGCCAACCAGAGCACTTGGGTTATCACCTCGTTTGCGGTGAGCAATGCCATTGCACTCCCGCTGACAGGATTTATGACGCGACGTTTTGGTGAAACTCGCCTGTTCGTATGGTCAACCCTGCTGTTCTCGTTGGCATCGTTTCTCTGCGGAACGGCGCAAACGATGAGCATGCTCATTCTCTTTCGTGCGTTGCAGGGCGCCGTCGCGGGTCCGATGTACCCGATTACCCAAAGTCTCTTGATATCGATCTATCCACCGCATAAACGTGGCATGGCCCTGGCCCTTTTTGCGATGGTCACGGTGGTCGCCCCCATCGCGGGACCCATCCTCGGGGGATGGATAACTGACGACTACACTTGGCCGTGGATCTTCTTCATTAACGTGCCTATCGGAATTTTCGCGAGCTTGACGGTGGCTGCGCAGATGAAGGGGAGGACGGAACCCACAAGTCGTCCCAAGGTGGATTACGTTGGCCTCGTGACTCTTGTTATTGGCGTGGGTACTTTGCAGGTGGTTCTGGATAAGGGGAACGACGAGGATTGGTTCAACTCGACGTTCATCGTTGCCATGGCGGTGGTTTCGGCCATTGCCATAGCAGTCTTTCTAATTTGGGAGCTGACCGACAAGGAGCCTATCGTCAACTTGAAGCTGTTTAGGCACCGCAATTTCAGCATGGGCACTCTCGCCCTAGTACTGGGCTATGCGGCTTTTTTTGCCATTAACGTGCTTGTCCCGCAGTGGTTACAGCGTAACCTTGGATACACCGCGACGTGGGCTGGATTTGCGACAGCGCCGCTGGGCGTGCTTCCAGTCATCCTTACGCCGGTAGTGGGGCGCTATGCGCCGCGATTCGACCTCCGTGTGTTGGCCGGATTCGCCTTTCTTGTGCTCGGCGCCACATGCCTGATGCGGTCATATTTCTATATCGGCATTGACTTCCGGCACGTGGCGATGGTGCAGCTACTCCAGGGTCTTGGGGTCGCATTCTTCTTCGCCCCTGTGCTGACGATTTTGTTGTCGGATCTGGCGCCCCATGAGATTGCCGATGGTGCCGGTCTAGCCACGTTTCTGCGTACGTTGGGGGCGAGTTTTGCGGCGTCGCTCACCAACTTCCTATGGGACCATAGAGCTATCGTCCATCACGAACGACTTGGGGAGCACGTCACTATTTACGACCCCACGACAACCGCTGCTCTCGGAGAGCTTGGGGGACAGCAGGATGCCGTTGCCATGATCAACCAGACCTTGACACAACAAGCGTATCAGCTGTCCTTCAACGACGTCTTCCACGTTCTAGGGTGGATATTCCTCACACTCATCGCGGTGGTGTGGCTAGCGAAGCCCCCCTTCGAGCCTAAAGCAGGCATGGCATCGGGTGGTGGCCACTAG
- a CDS encoding helix-turn-helix transcriptional regulator, giving the protein MSTTDAHLASIALGPLTLECDTAFWGGIGDTADRLSGDVYHLLFNHGIPRLLPGPAQRTLNTGEAVVLDEQMFAHFALGQSAGIMHWLLPNEWLHERVASPRQLLGEPMRDQSRWAAALNAFLAQLSGEVIHSGPVAPAILAAQIGTLLALVAEANHRDVSPTPLAADLGDRVKASILERCSDPGITAPAIASSLGISARTMHRALAKSEDTFGGLLMESRIHLAERMLGSPNFRHVSVAEIGKRAGFKDPSHFTKVFRRLRSVSPAEAQRLAGEGSG; this is encoded by the coding sequence ATGAGCACGACGGACGCGCACCTTGCCTCTATCGCCCTGGGACCACTCACGCTCGAGTGCGACACAGCCTTTTGGGGTGGCATAGGGGATACGGCCGACAGGCTAAGCGGTGACGTCTATCACCTGCTATTCAATCACGGCATCCCGAGACTGCTTCCTGGTCCGGCTCAGCGCACGCTCAATACGGGCGAGGCAGTGGTACTTGATGAGCAGATGTTCGCTCACTTTGCATTAGGCCAGTCGGCAGGAATCATGCATTGGCTTCTTCCCAACGAGTGGCTTCACGAACGAGTGGCGTCTCCGCGTCAGCTGCTCGGCGAACCCATGCGCGATCAATCCAGATGGGCGGCCGCCCTGAATGCCTTCCTAGCGCAGCTGTCCGGCGAGGTGATTCACTCCGGCCCAGTGGCTCCCGCTATTTTGGCTGCTCAGATCGGAACCCTATTGGCGCTGGTGGCCGAAGCCAACCACCGTGACGTATCACCGACTCCATTGGCCGCCGACCTAGGTGACCGAGTCAAAGCCAGCATTCTCGAGCGATGCTCTGACCCGGGGATCACGGCCCCCGCTATTGCCAGCTCGCTGGGCATTTCGGCGAGAACGATGCATCGAGCGCTTGCAAAAAGCGAAGATACTTTCGGCGGCCTCTTGATGGAGTCGCGAATCCATCTTGCCGAGCGTATGCTCGGATCTCCAAATTTCCGACATGTTTCCGTCGCGGAGATTGGAAAGCGCGCAGGCTTCAAGGATCCTTCGCATTTCACCAAAGTCTTCCGACGCCTACGCAGCGTGTCGCCGGCCGAGGCGCAGCGCCTGGCCGGAGAGGGCAGCGGTTGA
- a CDS encoding helix-turn-helix transcriptional regulator codes for MSVDVSGQIQRWSTLDVPENERRDYYAATLSNNLTPMEVVCDEPGPLNAGFISTNLGPITMFRMQGTKHRSLRRKRQLAQSTARSIHLVINLASGWRFIQRNRMLLRTGDAVLADTLLPFELDHDAYDIVNLQISESWLRQWIPSPNLLVGRVIPRDLGWGRALSTFVSGLSPEMVCNSTLPGRLFVDQVGGLLAQVAHELNGRAARPSLAQRALRIKAQSMIFQRCTEHGLASDAVAGALDVSERAMHGALGACGTTFAQVLMDARVEQARQLLTSPLLRRISVAEIGHRCGFSDPAYFARAIRKRTGHLPSELRPSPAP; via the coding sequence ATGTCCGTCGATGTCTCCGGGCAAATTCAACGATGGTCCACCCTGGATGTGCCGGAGAACGAACGGCGGGATTACTATGCCGCCACGCTGTCGAACAACCTGACGCCTATGGAAGTCGTCTGCGACGAACCCGGACCGCTCAATGCCGGATTCATATCGACCAATCTTGGTCCCATCACCATGTTTCGCATGCAGGGAACGAAACATCGCAGCCTGCGCAGAAAGCGTCAGCTCGCCCAAAGCACTGCGAGAAGCATTCATCTAGTTATCAACTTGGCCTCGGGATGGCGCTTCATCCAACGCAATCGAATGCTTCTTAGGACAGGCGATGCGGTCCTTGCCGACACTCTGCTGCCCTTTGAGCTGGATCACGACGCCTACGACATCGTCAATTTGCAGATCTCTGAATCCTGGCTGCGGCAATGGATTCCCAGTCCGAACCTCTTGGTTGGACGGGTCATCCCGCGGGACTTGGGATGGGGGCGTGCGCTATCTACGTTTGTCAGTGGGTTGTCACCGGAAATGGTTTGCAACTCGACGTTGCCTGGCCGCTTGTTCGTTGACCAAGTCGGTGGATTGTTAGCGCAGGTCGCGCACGAGCTTAACGGGCGCGCCGCTCGGCCAAGCCTTGCCCAGCGTGCACTTAGAATCAAAGCCCAGTCAATGATTTTTCAGCGTTGCACGGAACATGGCTTGGCCTCCGATGCGGTCGCCGGGGCCCTGGATGTGTCGGAACGTGCCATGCACGGTGCCCTCGGGGCGTGCGGAACAACATTCGCTCAGGTCCTCATGGATGCGAGAGTCGAGCAAGCCCGACAATTGCTGACCTCGCCCTTGCTACGCCGCATTTCCGTAGCCGAGATTGGCCATCGTTGCGGATTCTCTGACCCAGCGTATTTTGCCCGAGCGATCCGTAAGCGCACGGGTCATCTACCCTCTGAGCTTCGCCCTTCTCCTGCCCCATAG
- a CDS encoding helix-turn-helix domain-containing protein: MTLARVKGYIEQHLAERLQLADLAAITKLSVSRFISAFRCSTGTPPYRYLVQRRVAAAAVLIRETNRTLTQIAQETGFSDQSHLCRSFAQVLRMTPGNYRRIFR; this comes from the coding sequence ATGACCCTGGCTAGGGTAAAGGGTTACATCGAGCAGCACCTGGCGGAACGCCTCCAACTGGCCGACCTCGCAGCGATCACCAAGCTCTCCGTGAGCCGATTCATCAGTGCGTTCCGGTGTAGCACCGGCACCCCACCTTACCGTTATCTTGTGCAGCGTCGTGTGGCCGCTGCCGCCGTTCTTATCCGGGAGACCAACCGTACGCTGACCCAGATCGCCCAGGAAACTGGATTCTCCGACCAAAGCCACCTGTGCCGAAGCTTCGCCCAGGTATTGCGGATGACCCCGGGGAACTATCGCCGAATCTTTCGGTGA
- a CDS encoding alpha/beta fold hydrolase, producing the protein MRRYLILAAGLLGISGLVHAGVPSYPKAFHDQLIQTNGTHLYVRVGGHGPAVLMLHGFGDTGDMWQPAAVALMKDHTVIVPDLRGLGLSDPAPDGYTKKNQGQDIADLLDQLHVDQVALVSHDIGNMVAYAFVVQHPSRVTRWVAIDAPLPGIGDWDAQLRSPRTWHFNFHGPDEERLVAGRERIYLDRFWNELSANPANIDEATRKHYATLYARPHAIHDAFAQFAAFPQDAIDNQALLSSHGKLAIPVLALGAEKSYGTRMAENLRNVATDVTAGVIAGSGHWVMEEQPARTTALIDQFVREP; encoded by the coding sequence ATGCGTCGTTACCTTATTCTCGCAGCTGGGCTGCTTGGCATCAGTGGGTTGGTACACGCCGGCGTGCCCTCCTACCCCAAGGCTTTTCACGATCAGCTGATCCAAACCAATGGCACACATCTTTATGTTCGCGTGGGTGGCCATGGCCCGGCAGTACTAATGCTTCACGGCTTCGGCGATACCGGCGACATGTGGCAGCCAGCAGCTGTCGCCCTGATGAAAGATCACACCGTTATCGTTCCCGACCTTCGCGGTCTGGGGCTGTCCGACCCTGCTCCTGATGGCTACACGAAGAAGAATCAGGGTCAAGACATCGCCGACTTGCTTGACCAGCTGCACGTCGACCAAGTGGCGTTGGTCAGCCACGACATCGGCAACATGGTTGCCTACGCATTCGTTGTTCAGCACCCCAGCCGAGTAACGCGCTGGGTAGCTATTGACGCCCCTCTGCCTGGCATTGGGGATTGGGACGCGCAATTGCGCTCCCCTCGCACTTGGCATTTCAATTTTCACGGACCGGACGAAGAGCGTTTAGTCGCCGGCCGCGAACGTATCTATCTCGACCGCTTCTGGAACGAGTTGTCAGCCAACCCTGCAAATATCGACGAAGCAACTCGCAAGCACTACGCGACGCTCTACGCCCGACCTCATGCCATCCATGATGCTTTTGCGCAGTTCGCGGCATTTCCGCAAGACGCCATCGACAATCAAGCGCTACTTTCGAGCCACGGTAAGCTGGCTATACCAGTGCTCGCCCTTGGCGCCGAGAAGTCGTATGGCACGCGCATGGCTGAGAACCTTCGCAACGTTGCGACTGACGTTACGGCAGGGGTCATTGCTGGCTCCGGCCACTGGGTCATGGAGGAGCAACCCGCGAGAACCACGGCGCTGATCGACCAATTTGTGCGCGAGCCTTGA
- a CDS encoding SDR family oxidoreductase: MKRFSDKTVLVTGGSSGIGLAAAKAYAEEGARVVITGRDKAALDQASKSIGTSAIGIVNDAGSLPAAKTLADDLSGRGLRLDAIFVNAGVAKFASLDNATESLWDQIFDTNAKGPYFQLQALQSLLNKGAAVVINGSINARIGMPDTSIYAASKAALISLARTLSAELLPRGARVNVLSPGPVSTPIYGKLGVDAATLETVAAQIQSQIPLGRFGSPEEIAATVLHLTAPESAFIVGTEIVVDGGMSQL, from the coding sequence ATGAAACGTTTCTCCGACAAGACCGTACTCGTCACCGGCGGCAGCAGCGGTATCGGCCTGGCTGCGGCCAAGGCATACGCCGAAGAAGGCGCCCGCGTCGTCATCACAGGCCGTGACAAAGCGGCCCTTGATCAGGCCTCGAAATCCATTGGCACAAGTGCTATTGGAATCGTCAACGACGCAGGATCGCTCCCTGCTGCCAAGACGCTGGCCGACGATCTGTCGGGTCGTGGCCTTCGTCTCGATGCAATCTTCGTCAACGCCGGGGTCGCAAAGTTCGCCTCGCTCGACAATGCCACCGAGTCGCTGTGGGATCAGATTTTCGATACCAACGCCAAAGGGCCGTACTTTCAGCTGCAAGCTCTGCAATCCCTCCTTAACAAAGGGGCGGCGGTAGTCATCAATGGATCGATCAATGCCCGCATCGGCATGCCAGACACGTCAATCTATGCGGCCAGCAAGGCGGCACTGATCAGCCTGGCACGCACGCTGTCGGCCGAACTGCTGCCGCGCGGCGCACGCGTGAACGTGCTGAGTCCCGGGCCGGTTAGCACCCCCATCTACGGCAAGCTTGGCGTGGATGCAGCAACGCTGGAAACCGTGGCAGCCCAGATTCAGTCCCAGATCCCACTTGGCCGATTCGGGAGTCCGGAGGAGATTGCAGCCACCGTGCTGCACCTCACCGCGCCGGAGTCCGCGTTCATTGTCGGCACCGAAATCGTCGTCGACGGCGGTATGAGCCAGCTCTGA
- a CDS encoding SDR family oxidoreductase gives MSRRTFLVTGATKGIGRAISSRLADAGHQIIGLARNADDPSFPGTLVSADLGDRRATDEALTRLLGMYSFDGVVNNVGYVKLAPVGDVDLDDLDDILRVNLVPTLQTVQALLPQMRAKGWGRVVNITSLVALGFAQRTAYGAAKAAVNSFTRTWGLELAESGITVNAVAPGPVETELFRSNTPRGSEAEQRFLSFVPMRRLGKPDELAAAVEFLLSDDASFITGQTLYVDGGASVGRAAT, from the coding sequence ATGTCTCGTCGCACATTCCTCGTAACAGGCGCAACTAAGGGCATTGGAAGAGCAATCTCTTCCCGGCTGGCCGATGCGGGGCATCAAATCATCGGCCTTGCCCGTAACGCGGATGACCCCAGCTTTCCTGGAACGCTGGTATCCGCCGACCTCGGCGATCGCCGTGCCACCGACGAGGCCCTGACGCGCCTTCTGGGCATGTACTCGTTTGATGGGGTTGTCAACAACGTCGGCTACGTGAAGCTGGCGCCAGTCGGTGACGTCGACCTCGATGATCTCGATGACATTCTCCGGGTCAATCTCGTCCCAACCTTACAAACTGTGCAAGCTCTTTTGCCACAGATGCGTGCCAAGGGCTGGGGACGCGTTGTGAATATTACGAGTCTTGTCGCGCTAGGATTCGCACAGCGAACCGCGTACGGCGCGGCCAAAGCTGCAGTAAACAGCTTTACTCGCACCTGGGGCTTGGAGTTGGCGGAGTCTGGGATCACGGTCAATGCCGTGGCACCTGGACCGGTTGAAACTGAGCTCTTTCGCTCCAACACGCCTCGGGGAAGCGAGGCTGAGCAGCGTTTCCTCTCGTTTGTCCCGATGCGGCGGCTAGGAAAACCTGACGAACTCGCCGCCGCGGTTGAGTTCCTGCTTTCGGACGATGCTTCGTTCATTACCGGGCAGACGCTGTATGTCGATGGCGGTGCCTCGGTTGGGCGCGCCGCCACGTGA
- a CDS encoding YgaP family membrane protein produces MSFVRTAFFVKNLPAWERMVRMLIAALIIISGLAFLASPWSWLVAIAGAGFGITGILGFCPACALAGRKLARNVHANDL; encoded by the coding sequence ATGTCATTCGTCAGAACAGCCTTCTTCGTCAAGAATCTCCCGGCGTGGGAGCGAATGGTCCGCATGCTCATCGCGGCGTTGATCATCATTTCGGGATTGGCATTCCTCGCATCGCCATGGAGCTGGCTTGTGGCGATTGCCGGCGCAGGCTTCGGCATAACCGGAATTCTCGGCTTTTGCCCCGCTTGCGCGCTGGCGGGCAGGAAGCTCGCTCGAAATGTGCATGCCAACGATCTGTGA
- a CDS encoding AEC family transporter produces MNVLLNIVLPVFALIGAGWLARRKQWLGPTAAAELNRFVVYVAMPALLFRIMATASWSDLAQPGFTAAFGIGCGVIFVAAIAQGRRRGHDLADASLGGLNASYANVGFIGFPLCLAAFGPSSLTSVTISAIVTVCALFGVSVALMEWSQNQGSGLHILRKSLVSVVRNPMVMAPVVGVIYGATVSTVPTGADHFLKYLSDAASPCALVSLGAFIGEERQPTRWSKVSPLVALKLFGQPSVTWVFAHMVFHLSPALTGVAVVIAALPTGTGPYMLANMYGRDAQAVAGSILMSTLLSLITITGLIALLGSG; encoded by the coding sequence ATGAACGTCCTTCTCAATATCGTTTTGCCCGTCTTTGCTCTGATTGGTGCGGGCTGGCTCGCTCGGCGCAAGCAGTGGCTGGGCCCAACGGCGGCCGCAGAGCTCAACCGGTTTGTCGTGTACGTCGCCATGCCCGCACTGCTCTTTCGCATCATGGCGACGGCTAGTTGGTCCGATCTAGCGCAACCAGGTTTCACTGCTGCTTTTGGGATCGGCTGCGGCGTCATCTTTGTGGCGGCCATCGCTCAGGGGCGACGGCGGGGTCACGATTTGGCAGACGCAAGTCTAGGCGGACTCAACGCGTCCTACGCCAATGTGGGTTTCATTGGATTCCCCTTGTGCCTCGCTGCATTTGGTCCATCCAGCCTGACCTCAGTCACCATCAGCGCGATCGTGACGGTGTGCGCACTGTTTGGGGTATCGGTCGCGTTGATGGAATGGAGTCAGAACCAAGGGAGCGGCTTGCATATCCTTCGAAAATCGTTGGTGTCCGTCGTGCGTAATCCTATGGTGATGGCCCCGGTTGTCGGGGTGATCTATGGCGCAACTGTTTCGACTGTCCCCACGGGGGCGGATCATTTTCTCAAGTACCTTTCCGATGCAGCCAGCCCCTGTGCACTCGTGTCGCTGGGCGCCTTCATCGGTGAGGAGCGCCAACCTACCCGATGGTCGAAGGTGTCACCGCTAGTGGCTCTCAAGCTCTTCGGTCAGCCGTCCGTGACTTGGGTTTTCGCTCACATGGTGTTTCACCTTTCACCGGCATTGACCGGAGTGGCTGTGGTCATCGCCGCACTACCAACAGGCACAGGTCCATACATGCTCGCAAACATGTACGGAAGGGATGCACAGGCGGTCGCGGGAAGCATCTTAATGTCCACTCTGCTCTCACTGATCACCATTACAGGCCTTATTGCCCTCCTGGGTTCAGGCTAA
- a CDS encoding alpha/beta fold hydrolase encodes MSKIQSKNIQANGINQYFIEAGEGAPVVLLHGFPETNYGWRHQIAALSRQYRVIAPDLRGYGKTDKPVDGYDKRNMALDLRELMRALSLEKVALVGHDRGARVATRFAKDHPEALDRLVVMDNVPTRIVAREFNAKMAKVYWFFMFHLVPDLPEALIEGREEAWLRYFFSAWSHNKAAFTKEDIATYVDAYRQPGAVRGALADYRANSVDVTQDMADADTKIRVPTLSLWGAEFDGVGKMFDMPAVWAEMADDLRTYAVPGAGHLVQEEQPEIVNELLLDFLKGWNG; translated from the coding sequence ATGTCAAAGATCCAGTCGAAAAACATACAGGCCAACGGCATCAATCAGTACTTCATTGAGGCAGGAGAAGGCGCGCCCGTCGTGCTTCTGCATGGCTTTCCTGAAACCAACTATGGCTGGCGACACCAGATCGCAGCGCTGTCGCGTCAATACCGCGTGATCGCCCCAGACTTGCGCGGATATGGCAAAACGGACAAGCCGGTGGATGGCTACGACAAGCGAAACATGGCACTGGATCTGCGCGAGCTTATGCGTGCACTCAGCCTTGAGAAGGTCGCCCTTGTGGGTCATGACCGGGGCGCTCGCGTCGCCACTCGTTTTGCCAAGGACCACCCTGAGGCACTGGATCGACTGGTGGTCATGGACAATGTGCCCACCCGCATTGTGGCGCGTGAATTCAACGCCAAGATGGCCAAGGTGTACTGGTTCTTCATGTTTCATCTCGTCCCGGATCTGCCCGAGGCGCTTATCGAGGGCCGGGAAGAGGCATGGCTTCGCTACTTCTTCTCAGCGTGGAGCCACAACAAGGCTGCCTTTACTAAGGAAGACATCGCCACCTACGTTGATGCCTATCGCCAGCCAGGAGCGGTCCGTGGGGCGCTAGCCGACTACCGCGCCAATAGCGTGGACGTCACCCAGGACATGGCGGATGCAGATACAAAGATCCGCGTCCCTACGCTTTCATTGTGGGGGGCGGAGTTCGATGGCGTCGGCAAGATGTTTGATATGCCGGCAGTGTGGGCGGAGATGGCGGACGACCTGCGCACCTACGCTGTCCCGGGTGCGGGTCACCTTGTCCAGGAAGAGCAGCCTGAGATCGTAAACGAGCTGCTGCTGGACTTCTTGAAGGGCTGGAACGGCTGA
- a CDS encoding TetR/AcrR family transcriptional regulator — MGRHKQFSEDDVLDIAEGLFWAKGYGATSTRDLSREAGITATSMYHAFGDKRTMFLTVLNRYLARTLHERITRIEARHPPREAIVAFLKEMARVSLGDAEHRGCMLVNSAIEATAEDADLQELVAEEMRLIETFFLRCLQAGQASGAIDRTKEPKDLARAFLAILMGMRVLARVRPEKGLIEGLVGPAITMLGTTSPN; from the coding sequence ATGGGCCGGCACAAACAATTCAGCGAAGACGACGTGCTGGATATCGCAGAAGGACTCTTCTGGGCTAAAGGCTACGGTGCCACGTCCACGCGAGACTTGTCCCGTGAGGCTGGTATCACAGCGACCAGCATGTATCACGCGTTTGGCGACAAGCGAACGATGTTCCTCACGGTGCTCAACCGCTACTTGGCTCGAACGCTACACGAACGCATCACCCGCATCGAGGCCCGGCATCCGCCTCGGGAGGCGATCGTGGCTTTCCTGAAAGAAATGGCCCGAGTATCCCTCGGCGACGCGGAACATCGCGGCTGCATGCTGGTGAACAGCGCCATCGAGGCCACCGCCGAAGACGCGGATCTTCAGGAACTTGTCGCCGAAGAAATGAGGCTCATCGAAACCTTTTTCCTTCGTTGCCTGCAGGCCGGCCAGGCGTCTGGGGCAATCGACCGCACCAAAGAACCCAAAGATCTGGCGCGTGCTTTCCTCGCCATCCTAATGGGCATGCGCGTGCTCGCTCGCGTGCGGCCTGAAAAGGGCCTCATTGAAGGCCTGGTCGGACCCGCCATCACCATGCTGGGCACCACGTCGCCCAACTAA